TAATTGACCATAAGCACAGATATTCGTAACTAAGATAACAGGCagttatatatttgttaacagCCTAATGCACATATTGTTATCTATTAAATGTAGAATgtcctttaaaacattaacaagGTTACACTTAACACGTGTGAGGTTTTATAATTTATCCGTATATAAGTCACTAAACGTACGCTTCACTGTAGCAAAGTATATACAAACTACATATTCTACAAACTCGACGTTTTTTAGCAATCCGCAAAAACTAATCTTACGTCTTATTCCAAGATATTcataacatttaaatacattcagTTACTTTCCCAACAACTAAGTATCTCGAACGTCTTGCCGTAGCTTTACGACGTAGATTCACCTCTCCGAGTTATAAACTTTCACCAAAGAAAATCACAGGTGGAAACAGATACACAAATTTAAATCTTTCTTTAACAAATACCTAAAAAAATTAGTTGTATACCTACTATTTTCGTGTATCTTTTGACGCTTCCCAAATGTAACAAtagtatttatttcattgttgtaATAATTGGTTAAATTCTCTGGATATTCATTTTCAATTCTTCCCTACACACACAATAATATCAacattgttttatatagtttacaataaataaacacgCCTTAAAAACGTTCTTCAGTCCACGTTTCAtcagatttatatttaaaacaacacaaaaactttcattattttacttcttaTTAACACTATAATTACTTGTGAAAACAGAAAGGTTTTAAATCATTTGGACATTTgggtttgttttataaatgaaaacaaaattgactGGCAATTGGtacaataatacttataaaaaacaaacgttaACAATCAATGAATAAGAAAGGTTTCCTGAAATCACAAGAACTGGAATTTATTTGCtttgttgtgaaaaatatttacatattacaaTCTTGTTCAATGTCAAACAGTTAAAGCATTAGCTCTCTTCTCACCCTGAATTAGCTATGTATAAGATTcatttgagaaatatttatatttgatatatttcgACTCTTAGAACTTGTTTCTAATACTTTtcctactttatttcaattaacagAATCGACGGAGTTCTGCAACAGGTTTGTTGGGGTCACTTAAAAATTCAGTTTCTGATTTGAAATCCACTGAAGAGTGTTtgagctttgttttgtttttaatacgaCATTTCCATAAGACTTTGACtaggttgtttttctttaaagacCATCTTTCTCAGAGTTTTGTTTAAGTTCTGGTTTGAAACGAGCAATTTGATCAAAGTTTCTGAAAAGGTTGTTAGCTCTGAGCTTCAACACGAACTAGAAAACGACAATCTACTGTAACACATCATGTGTGAAAGAGATTTAGTAACTAAATTATCTTTACAATCAATTCCcatcttgtctttttttttctcgcTTAACATTCTATTTACAGGTCAATATCTGTACAAACACGGCTTCAAATATAACCGCTGAGTCTGTAAGTTACCGGCCGTCGTAAGGCGAATCTCCGCTGCCATACCCACTTGAGCCGTCATCTCTAGGCCCCGTTTGGAGACCGAGTGCCTGTCTTTTAATCTGCGATAGACCGTTGTAGTTGTAGGGCAGACTTGCAAACAACATGCGTTCCTCATAATCATATTCACACAATATCTTGTTCTCAAACAGATAAAACTTGTCACCGACacaaaatctgaaataaataaagtaggaAGATGAAATATTCAGCTAGGGTGGCGAtttaaatgaaaagttaaaaacaacaccAAAGAAGACTTCGGTTCTCTTAAAATAACTGATAAGAAACTGACGCTTATTCAAACCAAATTCTTGTTCTCACTTCTCATATATTGAAAAGAGTGACTGCATatcaaatgaataattttattaagaaatttatATCTTGTAATAATTGTGACATAGTCACACTGAGACACTTATCGGACTGTTTGGCATTAGGCATGCTCACTCGTGATTTGTATTTACATATCTGTTAATAACGTCTTTCAAGTAGTACCAGAAACAACTTCTAATACCCTGTTTTAAACTTACGTACAATTAAAACAATGAGTTTGTGTAACGTATTGATGACCATGTCCGAGGTTCATTTGTTACTTTAACAACATAAGAaattcatgtaattttttttcaaagtttattaaacagtactgtctttttgtttattattatttatattaataaattttagcaAATTTTGTTTTGTCGAagattttcgagtaacaaaaagggtatatttttagaaatgacGTTTAGTAACCTGTTATTCGACGGATTttcaaattacttatttattttgtaaaactcaCCATATTgtaccatttttatttaatttgtgttttcttCTTGCACCATACTgagttattttgtgtattttcttgtttcactATACTCAGTTACGTTGTGTATTTTCTTGGTGTTACATACTCAACTATTAAGTGTTTTTCTTGTTGCACCACACTCAGTtactttgtgtgttttcttgttataCCTTActcatttattttgtgtattttattgttgtaccgTAGTCAActattttgtatgttttcttgttGCTCCATATTCAGTTACTATATGTATTGTGCAATGAATCCAAATAAGTaatcataaaactgaaagaaGTCGATCATTTTCTAAGTCAAATAGATAGCAGTCTCTGTACTGACTTGTGAGCCTAACTACTAGGTGGAATTTTGTGTGATTTATATATTATGACCGACCCTGTAACCAGCAAAGTTATAGAACGAAACACAATGTggtatataaacagttttaaaaactttaatctaAACACCCATTGATAATTCTAGCATTAATTACCTTTTTTTATCTTtcagatatttttgtaatatcttaCAACAAAACTGTTCATTCTAATTACTTTTATCTAGTGTTCAGGTTTTCACTGAAAACTCTCAAAAGTTTAACTCACAATTTGCTTTTCTTCTCATAACACGAATCGACACGTGTATTTAATTTCGTCTTTAAATCACATTTATCGTTGTCAATTACAGTTCAGTGAGCTTGTTCTCACACTTAGCTGTGTTATCTTTTCTTTACAtagtgtaaaacacacacacaaaaacaagtaTCGGAATATTATGTGTAGCTTTCAAATGCCTTAAACATCGTGTTACAtgtgataaattattatatgttaccATCGACGTTATGGGTCATTATTTGAGGTTAGTAtaattcacattttgtattttattttgttgttatctgccTAACAACTTTAAATCATTCGCTCTGAAAGTGCTAGCGAGTTTAcaagcatatatatatgtatataactttaAATTAAGCAGTATTTTCGAACTATTATATGATACATTTATTCGTAAATCACTCATCTTTAGTTCTTTTAGGATAAACGAGGATGCTAATGTATTTACACAAAATAGAATAACAATCAAATACTCTCAGAACAAGTAAAGATATCCAGATCAGTCCCTGAGAATGACTAGCTTCGTTAAAGAGCATGTGGCGTCAATTTGAAACTACGGTAGGACAAAGAGTTCGGGagttaagtgaaatattttaagattcATTTCAAACAGCTAATAGCACAGACACACTAGGCAAGTGCCCCAAAACCCCAGTTggtgtatttaaaaatatcagaataaaaaacCGCAAAAGATATAGTAATGAAGGAACCACCCGAAAACATCCGCACCTATGGACTCGAGCCCCGAATATTTTAACCACCTAACGATGCCCCTACAAAAAGTCATTGTTAAAAGACAttcattgtaaatatatatatatatatatataatcaataattatttaaattataataaggaCCTGTGGTTGCACTGTTGGCATGCGAAACATTCCAAGTGATACACATTTCCTCTGGCTCTCATCACCATCTCAAAGGCCGGGATGGTTTTGTTACATGCTGAACATAGTCCTGTTGTTCCAAACAATCTGGAAAATACAAATGGGACAGTTAATTTCAATACTATAACTTCCACCAATTCGTGTTATAAacttcttgtttgttattaagcacaaagctacacaaagggctctctGTGTTCTGTCCAATACAAatgtcgaaacctggtttctaataGTATAAGATgtgttgtgccactagggggcaactAAAAATGTACCAAATACTTTAGTAAAACCTTTTACTtctcagaaatatattgataagCGTAACTAACATTCagaagttgttttattataacgaGATTCAGGATTTATAGCGTTTTTGCTTCTCTAATTCAAAATGCATaaaatttcataatgtttttatttccgtGTAACCTATGATTTATAAAATTTCCTGGCATTGTGGTCTTCAAGAGTTGAAATCTTTgtgtgatttaaaaaatatattaattcagtttttaatataatcgtttgtaattatgtgtgtgtgttttgttatagcaaagccacatggggctatctgctgagtccaccgagtcgagtcgaacccctgattttagggttttAAAACCGCGTAATTATGTGTAGCAAAAGATTGATTCTGGTTAAAAACCATTTTCATTAGTTTGATGAAAAACAGTTCTTTTTCTTTCTGAATGTATCTCCATCACTAGCAGTAACGATAATTAAAAAATGACAACCAACACAAACACGCATTTCGAGTTACGACGCATGATGTTAATACATCTGTTAGGTGAACTTCGTTTCGGTGATTTTAGTTTGTCGAATCAATTTCATTAACTAGACTTTatagcaaaaaaagaaaaagttcttGAAGGGTATCTATTTGGTGTAATATTTATTACTGACGTAGGTAATAGAATATTGAGGGTCTGTATTATCAAGTCAAGGCAGCGGATACGGTAGAGTGGTTAAGCTGCAAGGAGTTGGAAAATACAACGTTTTTAATGGTAGAAACATCATGTCACGTTTAGAGAAAGTGAATTATACGTCATATAATCACATGATACTTACGAGAAATATCGCGAAATTACCCCCCTCCAAAAAAATACAGACTAGggatttttgttgtatttaaattttgacaTTTCAGCAGGACCAgtagtagtaaacttgaggactTTTTAGGACTAAAAATCACATTAGATCCCTATGGTGAATACAGCGCAGGTAGCCCGTTGTATTGATTTGCACTCAAGAACAAAGAAACCAATCTAGAAGTTAAATCGTAATATGTTTAGTCGAATATGTACTCCAGCCATATTTATAGAATAAGCGTAATTGTAGGCGTACACGTTATTTGCAAATGTTAAATATGACTTGATACATTACCTAAAACACTCCTGCATAGTCATAATGCGGGTAAGTTTTCATTCGATGGAAAAGCTTTTGTGCTACTAATGTGAAACTTAAGGTGCCTTAAGGATTCCCAGACTAATAGAAACATTACTGTCAATGGTGTGACTTACGTaatatattgattcatatgtGGCTTAAAACTGAAATAAGCCTTGGAAGTGTAGCTTAGTTTTCCTTCCAAAAAGGGCGTCTAACTGTTTTCTTTGGAAGTGTGTTTACTTAAACGTTCTGCATGGAGATTATGAACCAGGAAATGAACTGACTATATTATATGCTATAATAATTCTATTTACTAACCTGAGATAGTCTCTCTTGCAGAGGATGAGATTGGCCTTGGTGAAGAGGGTGGAGCCCACCTCTCCAAGTCTACAGTCGCAACAGGTACACTTCAGACAGTCCTCATGCCAGAACTGATCCAATGCTTTTAGCAGATATCTTTCTCGGATGACCTTCTGACAACCAGCGCACTCTGGTGCTGACTTACTGTCTCCCGAGAAGCGAGCGAAAGATTCTGTCTTAACGTCCATCGAAACTGAGAAGGAAATTACCAACAAAGCATAATGTAACATATGTGTTAATAGGAAAGTTTTAGATTTTCAATGGTCCTTTAATGAAGTGTTTCAGAGAGAGATTCGCTTCCTTCAGTTTCTTGAAGACCCTTAAACTATTAAGAGTGTGCAGCAAAAATATGTTCACCTTGAACACACCTGTTCGGCTCAGTTCGCAGGTCATAGTCATGTGGTTCTACTTgcgtaaaacttttatttctgtcAGAAGTAAAATAGGTCCTATCTAAGAACCTTGACAGGCATATGAAAGTTTTCACTGTACAGCTAGAAGGTTCATTACGTACGGAATCAAAGTCTCTAGGAAATATTTGATGGTTAATACAGTTGAAAACGGTAAGATCACAATGTAAAATTGCGCgacattatgtttgtttctttttattgttgattCTCCTGTGTATTGATTGATTGTTAGATGCATGCTACAGGTACGAAGAAAATTAagtttcaatattataaaattttggattgttttatattatgaacAGAAACTTGTAATTAATTGAATATGAGATACGCTCTctacaaatacagataataaaaaattCAGTATCTACAACATTAACAAGAGTGACAAGTTAGCCTGccataacaacaaaaacacgcgAGACGACCATTGGCAACAATATGGGAAATCATCTTATCGATAACAAATATGAGAAACGATCATTGACAGCAAAACAAAGAGAAAGCCACTTATAAGAAAAATGCAGGAGAGAAAAAtcactaataataaaaacacaaaagagGGAAAATGACAATAAACCCCTGGAGAAGGATACTTACAACAAAAACAGGAATGAGGGCGGacgacatgaaaaaaaaaagatgaaaaaagtGCTAAAAAAATACATGGAGTACCACTGCAATTAGAGAGCCCAGAGAAGGGCATGTACAACAAAAGTAGGACCACTAACGCTAAAAACAGAGCACtgattaaacaaaaacataaaagagaaCCAGTGATAATAATAGAGAATAACTGAGTTGAAAAGCAAAACAGTAAGACACTGAAAACAAGAACAGGAAATAATACGACGACAGAAAAATACAAAAGGTACTGAGAGCAGTAACAAGATAGGCCACTGATCGGAAAATGTTAAAAGAGGTCCTCTATCGAAAGAAACgtttaagtaaataaatgttaaaaaatacgaGAGAATACACTGACAAAAAGCAgagaggcttgtttgtttttttgggaatttcgcaaaaagctacacgagggctatctgcgctagccgtccctaattttgcaatgttaaactagagggaaggtagctagtcatcaccacccaccgccaactcttgggttactcttttaccaacaaatagtggaatagaccgtcacagtataacgtccccacggctgaaagggcgagcatgtttggtgcgacggagatttgaaccagcgacccccagattatgagtcgaacgccttaacccacttggccacgccgggccagcAGAGAGGCAAAGTAGAACGTACGTACAGGGCAAATTACTAtgagtttcttttaattttgcgcaaagctgcacgagagctatctacgctaaccatttttcttaacttaacagtgtaagactagagggaagtccgCTAGTccaccactcaccatcaactcttgggctattctttagccaataaatagttggattgaccatcacattataatgctctcacggttaaaagagcgagcatgtttgttgtgagagggattcgaacctgccagccttagattacgagtccagcgccttaaccatatggccatggcgggcctaaaaattactgtcaaaacaaaacaaagaatcgaAACTAGTCTGCCTGTTATACCAATGACATGGAAGAAAAGCATCCATAACTTTATTTGATCCGCTTCTAtctgaaaaattacattttcgaACGCACGATGTAAATTACATTTCAGGCACATTAGTTGCGTTCTAATGGTTTAATGCATCCAACCAAATTTAACACTTAAATGAATAAACCACAACCTCCTCGCTGTTGTTCAACTTTATATTAGGTCGCTGTTTTTCACCGTGCTACCTTAATAACCTAATTAAGGCTGCTAATGCTTCGTTTTATAATTCTCTCTGTGTTGTGCTTGGCGCTAATCAACAGCAAGTTGGTTTAAAGCACTTTCACTGCACTAGTACTTGCAACAACAAATGTAAGCGAACCcacgttcctttttttttttttaactcccGATGGACTGTTGTCACATTGCTTTTCGCCGACGGTGAGAGCTGAGCCAATTATACGCGAGCAACCCTTAGATTCTCGCGAAAAAGCGCGTCTATTTCTTTGTTCGCATACACATGTATATAGATAGAGATTATAGTAGAACAGGTTCACCAGAAAGTGTGGAGGCAAAAGGCGGCTTGTGTGATGCACTTAGCACGACAGGTCCATTAGAGAAAAATAATGCAATTTGAGCGATCGGCGCTCGACCAGCGATAGTCCCAGTTGTGGTACTGAATACGTTTCAACAACACTGCTTCCTTCTATTTTTGAAGAGCCCTTCCTTTAAAACCCACTGAAAGAAAGGCTTCTCACGATTGAACCAAATAGATAGTGTATTAGTTTCGGTTTCCTTCTCTCTTGTCTCTTGGAgagaattgagaaaaaaaacaacaacaaaaaactcgtTCCATCGTTGTCTACGTGCCTAGCAAGTTTGAAGTAGTGACCAGTATATATACATCAGTGTAATAACACAGCTTGCTGGATGTAGCATTCTGGGTATTTCGTAGGAGGCAGTTCATTcgcaatgaaaaataaaagtcttACTTAGAAGAATTTCATTACATGTGGAGATACCCTGGAAGCGTTAAAAATATCAGTATTGAGATCGATGCTAGTTTAAAGATAAGGCAGTGTAAGACGTACTGCAACATAAGAGTTACTGTAATATACTACTAAAGCACAACAAAGTACAAGAAAGCACTTTCTGTTTAATAATCTTATCATCATGAGTGTTTTACTCAATTGAAAGCGAtaaagtaataaagtaataaacaacaaactctcttaaaaattaataaactgataCGACacgttttctttaaaacaaaccaaaatttctCTGGAAAATGTGCGtggtatttcattttattctgttcatttgaaagatattttctggggtaaaaaaacaacaacaaaactcttcctgttttatttttctatctacCAGGATCTACGTAGTTAAACGAACAACTAAATGCCCGAGGGTGATGATGTTTCTGACAAGCTGCTTGACACAAATCCAAGAAAATTAATCGCGTCCTGTGTATTACACTATATAGTTCACTGACCACTACCAATTTTTTTATCTGTCCAGTTCGGTTTTCTTGATGGGTTTTGTGCCCTCAGGGAACCACTCAAATTCGACAGGCACAATTCGAAACCGGAGATTCATCGACAACTTCAATTACGGTAAAGTCCCGTTTCCATAGTGACATTCTTTAATCGAAtaagtaaaatttcaaataataaaaagacaCCATCAAAGACACTCTGATCAAAGACagacattttttttatgaagaaCTATAAAGTttacaacaaacattttgttataccgagataaaaaacagttattgtgctacttttttttaatataaccgAAAAACATCAGTTATACGACGAAACGCGAATTACGCAAACACTACAACCACTGAAAACTCACATAAGAAGTGATTGCTTCATCACGACTTATTTATAAATGATTGCCCAGAAAAATGCTGTTACTGATATAATTGAGTATCTTATGCATTACTGCTAAGCTAATCAGTACACCACGGCATCAACAAGCAATAAAGTTTGTACATCCAAGTAAATAACTAGGATGCCATACGTGAATGTTAACAGATTAACTGTAAACACGTGTTCCGGag
This genomic window from Tachypleus tridentatus isolate NWPU-2018 chromosome 10, ASM421037v1, whole genome shotgun sequence contains:
- the LOC143228983 gene encoding LIM domain only protein 3-like — protein: MDVKTESFARFSGDSKSAPECAGCQKVIRERYLLKALDQFWHEDCLKCTCCDCRLGEVGSTLFTKANLILCKRDYLRLFGTTGLCSACNKTIPAFEMVMRARGNVYHLECFACQQCNHRFCVGDKFYLFENKILCEYDYEERMLFASLPYNYNGLSQIKRQALGLQTGPRDDGSSGYGSGDSPYDGR